From Halanaerobiaceae bacterium ANBcell28, one genomic window encodes:
- a CDS encoding chemotaxis protein CheW — MDNTVNDNNVVNSKSQIVIFQLADEEYAVDISTSKQIIKLSKVTPVPNTPQFVRGVINLRGQIVPVVDLRKRFNITGSNEKERIITVEVRDTLIGLVVDNINEVIWYEENEIEPAPNIEGEINQEFLKGLIKRGNRILVLIDLDKMLFEKINKIEE, encoded by the coding sequence ATGGATAATACAGTTAATGATAATAATGTAGTTAATAGTAAAAGTCAAATTGTTATTTTTCAACTTGCTGATGAAGAGTATGCTGTGGATATTTCTACATCAAAACAAATCATAAAGTTAAGTAAAGTTACACCTGTTCCAAATACTCCCCAGTTTGTTAGAGGGGTTATCAATTTGCGTGGTCAAATAGTACCCGTAGTTGATCTTAGAAAAAGGTTTAATATTACAGGTAGTAATGAAAAGGAGCGAATTATTACAGTAGAAGTCAGGGACACTCTAATTGGTTTAGTTGTTGATAATATTAATGAGGTAATTTGGTATGAGGAAAATGAAATTGAACCTGCTCCAAATATTGAAGGTGAAATTAATCAAGAATTTTTAAAAGGTTTAATAAAAAGAGGGAACAGAATATTGGTTTTAATTGATTTAGATAAAATGTTATTTGAAAAGATAAATAAAATTGAGGAATAA
- a CDS encoding chemotaxis protein CheA, which produces MDNNSQYLQMFFDESAEYLQQLNENVLLLEENPQDEEIINSVFRAAHSVKGMSATMGFTRLTDLTHKMENILSKVRNKEMQINEKLIDVLFAGLDYIKDLVDDIKNNGEELTDINNYLIRLENVLLNKDNDDDIQENTNSKDKFADVSDEEEIIEDFEKILGLSKEEESDLLDSMNVEDLLYNIKVVLDDNCLLKNVRGYMVLKKAQELGFLVKSSPSQSEIEDEDFDLSIYIIIVSTLDKETIISEFQDIIDVKEVKIHTRDVKNKVDIATESVNKANDFTSSDDISNNDHVTPTNDISNNNDLRSDDDNFEENISKVNSEIKESAKTDKEQIIESDINKKTEKKKAKKLSNVQVSPTVRVDIKKLDNLMNMVGELLINKTRLAGLNVDNDVYQDIILQLDRVTTDLHHIVMQIRMVPIGGIFNRFPRMVRDLSKELNKDIDLLIEGADTELDRSIIDELADPLMHIIRNAIDHGIEIPELREKNGKAKKGNILLNAYQKGSEIVIEVEDDGAGLDKEKIIEKAISRGIISYDDANEMDEKDIYNLVFHPGFSTSEKVTDISGRGVGMDVVKRVVESLDGQIFIESEKGIGTRFIISLPLTLAITQALMVKINNEVYAIPLNTISESHLISPKEILQVRGQDVMVLRDSTIPLVECARKLNLDIEYGTYKEKEEVPVVIINSGEKQIGLIVDELLNQQEIVIKSLGNYLLNIKNISGATIVGDGEVALILDVRNIA; this is translated from the coding sequence ATGGACAATAATTCTCAGTATTTACAAATGTTTTTTGATGAATCTGCTGAATATTTGCAACAATTAAATGAAAATGTATTACTTTTAGAAGAGAATCCGCAAGATGAAGAAATTATAAATTCAGTTTTTCGTGCAGCTCATTCAGTTAAAGGTATGTCTGCAACTATGGGTTTTACTCGACTGACAGATTTAACTCATAAAATGGAAAACATACTGTCAAAAGTTAGAAACAAAGAGATGCAAATAAATGAAAAATTAATTGATGTATTATTTGCAGGGCTAGATTATATAAAGGACTTAGTTGATGATATTAAAAATAATGGTGAAGAGCTAACTGATATTAACAATTATTTAATACGGCTAGAAAATGTTTTATTGAACAAAGATAATGATGATGATATACAAGAAAATACAAATAGTAAAGATAAGTTTGCTGATGTATCTGATGAAGAGGAAATAATTGAAGATTTTGAAAAAATATTAGGGCTATCTAAAGAAGAGGAAAGTGATCTTTTAGATAGTATGAATGTTGAAGATTTATTATACAATATAAAAGTCGTATTAGATGATAATTGTCTATTAAAAAATGTACGTGGATATATGGTTTTGAAAAAAGCACAAGAACTTGGGTTTTTAGTAAAATCCTCCCCATCCCAAAGTGAAATAGAAGATGAAGACTTTGATTTGTCAATATATATTATAATTGTATCAACACTTGATAAAGAAACAATCATTAGTGAGTTTCAAGATATTATAGATGTTAAAGAAGTTAAAATACATACTAGAGATGTTAAAAATAAAGTTGATATAGCTACTGAAAGTGTTAATAAAGCTAATGATTTTACATCTAGTGATGATATATCTAATAATGATCATGTTACACCTACTAATGATATATCTAATAATAATGATCTTAGATCTGATGATGATAATTTTGAAGAAAACATTAGTAAAGTTAATTCCGAGATAAAAGAAAGTGCTAAAACTGATAAAGAACAAATTATCGAAAGTGATATTAATAAAAAGACAGAAAAGAAAAAGGCAAAAAAATTATCTAATGTTCAAGTTTCTCCAACGGTAAGAGTTGATATTAAAAAATTAGATAATTTAATGAATATGGTAGGAGAATTATTAATTAATAAAACACGTTTAGCTGGTCTTAATGTGGATAATGATGTCTACCAGGATATAATTCTACAGTTAGACAGGGTCACTACCGATTTACATCATATTGTAATGCAAATAAGAATGGTTCCTATTGGTGGTATTTTTAATAGATTTCCACGTATGGTGAGAGACCTTTCTAAAGAACTTAATAAAGATATTGATTTACTCATTGAAGGTGCAGATACAGAATTAGATCGTTCTATCATTGACGAATTAGCAGATCCTTTAATGCATATTATTCGTAATGCAATTGATCACGGAATTGAAATCCCTGAATTAAGAGAAAAGAATGGTAAAGCCAAAAAAGGTAATATACTTTTAAATGCTTATCAAAAGGGTAGTGAAATAGTTATTGAAGTGGAAGATGATGGTGCTGGGTTGGATAAAGAGAAAATAATTGAAAAAGCCATTAGTAGAGGTATTATTTCTTATGATGATGCTAATGAAATGGATGAAAAAGACATATATAACTTGGTATTCCACCCTGGGTTTAGCACTTCCGAAAAAGTGACAGATATTTCTGGGCGTGGTGTAGGGATGGATGTTGTAAAACGTGTTGTAGAATCTCTTGATGGGCAAATCTTTATAGAATCTGAAAAAGGCATAGGGACAAGATTTATCATATCTCTACCTCTTACTTTAGCAATTACACAAGCTTTAATGGTTAAGATTAATAATGAAGTATATGCAATTCCTTTAAATACTATTAGTGAATCTCATTTAATTTCGCCTAAAGAAATTTTACAAGTTAGAGGTCAAGATGTTATGGTACTGAGAGATAGTACAATACCTTTAGTTGAATGTGCACGGAAATTAAATCTTGATATAGAATACGGAACTTATAAAGAAAAAGAAGAAGTCCCCGTTGTTATTATTAATTCTGGAGAGAAACAAATTGGTTTAATTGTGGATGAATTATTAAACCAACAAGAAATTGTTATAAAATCTCTTGGAAATTATTTACTTAACATCAAAAATATAAGTGGTGCTACAATTGTTGGTGATGGTGAAGTGGCGCTTATTCTTGATGTTCGAAATATAGCATAA